One stretch of Amycolatopsis sp. NBC_00345 DNA includes these proteins:
- a CDS encoding ester cyclase codes for MLVDESRRLASVVAEHVTETGPVVVDAPTGGLAAFRAGWEQLLTAFPDLRVTVDSMIAEADLVAATVTLSATSTGYYRRGSATGRSATWRGFLKLRLSGGLITEVDVMTDRFAVLQQLGIVGDDDELAAPRQAG; via the coding sequence GTGCTCGTCGATGAGAGCCGGCGCCTGGCGTCAGTGGTGGCCGAGCACGTCACGGAGACCGGCCCGGTGGTGGTCGACGCGCCGACCGGCGGGCTGGCCGCGTTCCGCGCCGGCTGGGAGCAGCTGCTGACAGCCTTCCCCGACCTCCGCGTGACGGTGGACTCGATGATCGCCGAGGCCGACCTGGTCGCCGCCACGGTCACGCTTTCGGCCACCAGCACGGGCTACTACCGCCGCGGCTCCGCGACCGGCCGCAGCGCGACCTGGCGCGGTTTCCTGAAGCTGCGCCTGTCCGGCGGCCTGATCACCGAGGTCGACGTCATGACCGACCGCTTCGCCGTGCTGCAGCAGCTCGGCATCGTCGGCGACGACGACGAGCTGGCCGCGCCCCGGCAGGCGGGCTGA
- a CDS encoding TetR/AcrR family transcriptional regulator C-terminal domain-containing protein: MRKLGAELDVEAMTLYHYVPNKDALLEALVDRLISALAGIRPEPGERWDGWLGRVARAYREQLLAHPGVLPLAATRPVTSVESLELAETALGVLGLPPARGLDVVSTVMTFVLGHTLAEAGRAPGVESDVDSLANLDAGRFPLLARALSDGARHAERFEFALAALLAGLVESTRTGTERNRRRPRNVSTT, translated from the coding sequence ATGCGCAAGCTCGGCGCCGAATTGGACGTCGAGGCGATGACGCTCTACCACTACGTGCCGAACAAGGACGCCCTGCTCGAAGCCCTCGTCGACCGGCTCATCTCGGCGCTCGCCGGCATCCGGCCCGAGCCGGGGGAGCGCTGGGACGGCTGGCTCGGCCGCGTCGCGCGCGCCTACCGCGAGCAGTTGCTCGCCCACCCGGGCGTGCTGCCGCTCGCCGCGACCCGGCCGGTGACCAGCGTCGAGTCGCTGGAGCTGGCCGAGACGGCGTTGGGCGTGCTCGGGCTGCCGCCGGCCCGCGGGCTCGACGTGGTCAGCACGGTGATGACCTTCGTGCTCGGCCACACCCTCGCCGAGGCCGGTCGCGCACCCGGCGTCGAGTCTGATGTGGACAGTCTGGCGAACCTGGACGCCGGTCGGTTTCCCCTGCTCGCACGAGCCTTGAGCGACGGCGCGCGGCACGCGGAGCGGTTCGAGTTCGCCCTCGCCGCACTGCTGGCCGGACTCGTCGAGAGCACCCGGACCGGCACTGAGCGCAACCGGCGCCGTCCGCGTAACGTCTCTACAACATGA